In Cryptomeria japonica unplaced genomic scaffold, Sugi_1.0 HiC_scaffold_1819, whole genome shotgun sequence, the following are encoded in one genomic region:
- the LOC131873475 gene encoding expansin-B3-like, with the protein MITRRVLLLGLTILVIYTTVSLAGSKDEQGWQPATATWYGPPEGDGSTGGACGFGDLVDKVPYKTKVSAGNLPVWKNGKGCGSCYKVKCSEDICSGEAVPLIITDECPGCSTDQVWFDLSGSAFGRMAVPGQADALRNKGKIKVLYERTKCMYPGWNLAFRVNEGSSEYYFSVLIMYEGGDGDVASVKLKQAGSSTWTEMQQSWGAIWSLTGVGPLKAPFSLSLTSLSTAKTVTAMDVIPSSWYPTATYTSSLQLFYFTSNETSF; encoded by the exons ATGATTACAAGACGGGTTTTGTTGTTAGGACTAACCATTTTAGTAATATATACAACAGTAAGTTTGGCCGGCAGCAAGGATGAACAAGGATGGCAACCTGCTACGGCTACCTGGTATGGCCCTCCAGAAGGAGATGGAAGCACAG GTGGTGCATGTGGATTTGGTGATCTTGTGGATAAGGTACCATATAAAACGAAAGTGAGCGCAGGAAATCTCCCCGTGTGGAAAaatggaaaaggttgtggatcatGCTACAAG GTAAAATGTAGCGAGGACATATGCTCGGGAGAGGCAGTGCCATTGATAATAACGGATGAATGCCCAGGGTGCTCCACAGATCAAGTGTGGTTTGATCTCAGCGGATCAGCCTTTGGTCGTATGGCCGTGCCCGGCCAGGCTGACGCCCTTCGTAATAAGGGAAAGATCAAAGTGCTTTACGAAAG GACAAAATGCATGTATCCAGGGTGGAACTTGGCTTTCAGGGTAAACGAGGGATCCAGTGAGTATTATTTCTCCGTACTCATTATGTACGAAGGGGGTGATGGAGATGTGGCAAGCGTCAAACTAAAACAg GCTGGATCAAGCACTTGGACGGAAATGCAGCAGTCATGGGGAGCAATATGGTCCTTAACTGGAGTTGGTCCACTCAAGGCGCCATTCTCTTTATCTTTAACATCACTCTCAACCGCAAAAACAGTGACTGCAATGGATGTCATACCCAGCAGTTGGTACCCAACTGCCACTTACACATCATCCCTCCAACTCTTTTACTTCACTTCTAATGAGACTTCATTTTGA